One part of the Streptomyces sp. AM 2-1-1 genome encodes these proteins:
- the polA gene encoding DNA polymerase I, whose translation MAETASKKTADNRPRLLLMDGHSLAYRAFFALPAENFTTGTGQPTNAVYGFASMLANTLRDEAPTHFAVAFDVSRKTWRAQEFPEYKANRSKTPDEFKGQVELIGELLDAMHADRFAVDGFEADDVIATLATQAEAAGFEVLIVTGDRDSFQLITENVTVLYPTKGVSELTRFTPAKVEEKYGLTPAQYPDFAALRGDPSDNLPGIPKVGEKTAAKWINQFGSFDELVARADEVKGVAGQNFRDHLDSVRMNRRLTEMVRDVELPKGPADLERAPYDRTAVTGVLDVLEIRNPSLRERLLAVDPGAGQEEAPAPAAGVELDGTVLGTGQVAGWLAEHGGQPLGMATVDTWALGTGTVTEVALAAVGGAAAWLDPRELDATDEKAFTAWLADPARPKVLHNAKAAMRVFPEHGWHIEGVTMDTALAAYLVKPGRRSFALDALAVEYLGRELAPAASADGQLAFGADDRAEADALMTQARAVLDLGAAFSVRLREVGALDLLHDMELPTSILLARLERHGIAADRTHLEAMEQQFAAAVQQAVKEAHAAVGREFNLGSPKQLQEVLFGELGLPKTKKTKTGYTTDADALAWLAAQTEHELPVIMLRHREQAKLRVTVEGLVKTIAADGRIHTTFNQTVAATGRLSSTDPNLQNIPVRTDEGRAIRRGFVVGEGFETLMTADYSQIELRVMAHLSEDAGLIEAFTSGEDLHTTVASQVFGVDKSAVDPEMRRKIKAMSYGLAYGLSAFGLSQQLNIDAGEARGLMDTYFQRFGGVRDYLHRVVEEARSTGYTETVFGRRRYLPDLNSDNRQRRETAERMALNAPIQGTAADIVKVAMLKVDQALTAAELKSRMLLQVHDEIVLEIAPGERAEVERILRHEMASAVSLRAPLDVSVGVGHDWESAAH comes from the coding sequence GTGGCTGAGACAGCATCGAAGAAGACGGCAGACAACCGACCGCGCCTGCTCCTCATGGACGGGCACTCCCTGGCGTACCGGGCGTTCTTCGCCCTGCCCGCGGAGAATTTCACGACCGGGACGGGGCAGCCGACGAACGCCGTGTACGGCTTCGCCTCGATGCTGGCGAACACGCTGCGCGACGAGGCGCCCACCCACTTCGCGGTGGCGTTCGACGTGTCCCGCAAGACCTGGCGCGCCCAGGAGTTCCCCGAGTACAAGGCGAACCGCTCCAAGACGCCCGACGAGTTCAAGGGGCAGGTCGAGCTGATCGGCGAGCTGCTGGACGCGATGCACGCGGACCGGTTCGCGGTCGACGGCTTCGAGGCCGACGACGTGATCGCCACCCTCGCCACCCAGGCGGAGGCCGCCGGGTTCGAGGTGCTGATCGTCACGGGCGACCGCGACTCCTTCCAGCTCATCACCGAGAACGTCACGGTCCTCTACCCCACCAAGGGCGTCTCCGAGCTGACCCGCTTCACCCCGGCGAAGGTCGAGGAGAAGTACGGCCTCACCCCCGCCCAGTACCCGGACTTCGCGGCGCTGCGCGGCGACCCGTCGGACAACCTCCCCGGCATCCCCAAGGTCGGCGAGAAGACGGCCGCGAAGTGGATCAACCAGTTCGGCTCCTTCGACGAGCTGGTGGCACGCGCCGACGAGGTGAAGGGGGTGGCGGGGCAGAATTTCCGCGACCACCTGGACTCGGTGCGGATGAACCGCCGGCTGACCGAGATGGTCCGTGACGTGGAGCTCCCGAAGGGCCCCGCCGACCTGGAGCGCGCCCCGTACGACCGCACCGCCGTCACCGGGGTGCTCGACGTCCTGGAGATCCGCAACCCGAGTCTGCGGGAGCGGCTGCTCGCCGTCGACCCGGGAGCGGGTCAGGAGGAGGCGCCCGCCCCCGCCGCCGGGGTGGAACTCGACGGCACCGTCCTCGGCACGGGACAGGTCGCCGGATGGCTGGCGGAGCACGGCGGGCAGCCGCTCGGCATGGCCACCGTCGACACCTGGGCGCTGGGCACCGGCACGGTCACCGAGGTCGCCCTGGCGGCGGTCGGCGGCGCGGCGGCCTGGCTGGACCCGAGGGAGCTCGACGCCACGGACGAGAAGGCGTTCACCGCCTGGCTCGCGGACCCGGCGCGGCCCAAGGTCCTGCACAACGCCAAGGCGGCCATGCGGGTCTTCCCCGAACACGGCTGGCACATCGAGGGCGTCACCATGGACACCGCGCTCGCGGCGTACCTGGTGAAGCCGGGACGCCGGTCGTTCGCGCTGGACGCGCTGGCGGTCGAGTACCTCGGCCGCGAACTCGCCCCGGCCGCCTCGGCGGACGGGCAGCTGGCGTTCGGCGCGGACGACCGCGCCGAGGCGGACGCCCTGATGACGCAGGCCCGCGCCGTCCTCGACCTGGGCGCCGCGTTCTCCGTCCGGCTCCGGGAGGTCGGCGCGCTCGACCTCCTGCACGACATGGAACTGCCCACCTCCATCCTGCTGGCCCGGCTGGAGCGGCACGGCATCGCCGCCGACCGTACCCATCTGGAGGCGATGGAGCAGCAGTTCGCGGCCGCCGTGCAGCAGGCCGTGAAGGAAGCGCACGCCGCGGTGGGCCGGGAGTTCAACCTCGGCTCGCCCAAGCAGCTCCAGGAGGTCCTCTTCGGCGAGCTGGGCCTGCCCAAGACGAAGAAGACGAAGACCGGATACACCACCGACGCCGACGCGCTGGCCTGGCTCGCCGCGCAGACCGAGCACGAGCTGCCGGTGATCATGCTGCGCCACCGGGAACAGGCGAAGCTGCGGGTCACCGTCGAGGGTCTGGTCAAGACGATCGCGGCGGACGGCCGAATCCACACCACGTTCAACCAGACGGTGGCGGCGACCGGACGCCTCTCCTCCACCGACCCCAACCTCCAGAACATCCCGGTCCGTACGGACGAGGGGCGCGCGATCCGCCGGGGCTTCGTCGTCGGCGAGGGCTTCGAGACGCTGATGACGGCGGACTACAGCCAGATCGAACTCCGGGTGATGGCCCACCTCTCCGAGGACGCGGGCCTGATCGAGGCGTTCACCTCGGGCGAGGACCTGCACACCACGGTCGCCTCCCAGGTGTTCGGCGTCGACAAGTCGGCCGTCGACCCGGAGATGCGGCGCAAGATCAAGGCCATGTCCTACGGACTCGCCTACGGCCTCTCCGCGTTCGGGCTCTCCCAGCAGCTCAACATCGATGCGGGCGAGGCGCGGGGCCTGATGGACACGTACTTCCAGCGCTTCGGCGGGGTACGCGACTACCTCCACCGGGTCGTCGAAGAAGCCAGGTCCACCGGGTACACCGAGACCGTCTTCGGCCGCCGCCGATACCTCCCCGACCTCAACAGCGACAACCGCCAGCGCCGCGAGACGGCCGAGCGGATGGCGCTCAACGCCCCGATCCAGGGCACCGCCGCGGACATCGTCAAGGTCGCGATGCTCAAGGTCGACCAGGCGTTGACCGCGGCGGAGCTGAAGTCACGGATGCTGCTCCAAGTCCACGACGAAATCGTGCTGGAGATCGCCCCCGGCGAACGCGCCGAGGTCGAGCGGATCCTGCGCCACGAGATGGCCTCGGCCGTCTCGCTGCGCGCCCCGCTCGACGTGTCGGTCGGCGTGGGCCACGACTGGGAGTCCGCCGCGCACTGA
- a CDS encoding lytic transglycosylase domain-containing protein: MAAQFGRRLRRGATSTAVAAAVIAALSASQAPGAPLAADTPPGGTDQPTSAEPEQGAATGNDGYHTDLPPLTTPDGPIASVQLPAATSLESGIPASVLAAYTRAQSTIGITDPACRLPWQLLAAIGKVESGQARGGKVDARGTTLTPILGPALDGNGFALIQDTDNGAYDADSVHDRAVGPMQFIPSTWAMWGQDANGDGRKDPNNVYDAALAAGRYLCAGSRDLSLDPDIDRAVLSYNHSTAYLTTVRSWFAYYQRGTHTVPDGSGVLPVTPGPATGSGSGPASLRPLLPSTSPSPSPSPPTRPSPTPSPDGSPGTASPSPSPTPTPGSPGHTQPTEPPTTGTPPPPTPTVKLSGVENTGSGTLTAMAGEQFAGKVTVRAVDGRGEGFAKAPVTFTIQGDTDARFVGGGSSAEAVTGADGTAVAPAVVAGETTGDFTVHVVVGTAPQFSLDVAATVTARRADAVTPTTGTVATATTGGDFAGEIQVKATLDGAVASGVAVTATVLTDAGQPVADGEGPSFPGSDGAAVSTLTGVTTDADGLLTLPKIHAGDTAGIYTLRITTEGGATVDIRLTVEAAPAA; the protein is encoded by the coding sequence ATGGCAGCGCAATTCGGCCGTCGCCTGCGCAGAGGGGCCACCAGCACCGCGGTGGCCGCCGCCGTCATCGCGGCCCTCTCCGCGTCGCAGGCACCCGGCGCCCCCCTGGCCGCGGACACCCCGCCCGGCGGGACCGACCAGCCGACGTCGGCCGAACCCGAGCAGGGCGCCGCCACCGGCAACGACGGTTACCACACGGATCTGCCGCCGCTGACGACTCCCGACGGCCCGATCGCGTCCGTCCAGCTGCCTGCTGCCACCAGCCTCGAATCGGGCATCCCCGCCTCCGTCCTCGCCGCCTACACGCGGGCCCAGTCGACCATCGGCATCACCGACCCGGCCTGCCGGCTGCCCTGGCAACTCCTCGCCGCCATCGGGAAGGTGGAGTCGGGACAGGCGCGCGGCGGCAAGGTCGACGCGCGCGGCACCACCCTCACCCCGATCCTCGGCCCCGCCCTCGACGGCAACGGGTTCGCGCTCATCCAGGACACGGACAACGGCGCGTACGACGCCGACTCCGTCCACGACCGCGCGGTCGGGCCGATGCAGTTCATCCCGTCCACCTGGGCCATGTGGGGCCAGGACGCCAACGGTGACGGACGCAAGGACCCCAACAACGTCTACGACGCGGCGCTCGCCGCCGGACGTTACCTCTGCGCCGGTTCCCGGGACCTGTCCCTCGACCCCGACATCGACCGTGCGGTGCTCAGTTACAACCACTCCACCGCGTACCTGACGACCGTGCGATCGTGGTTCGCGTACTACCAGCGGGGCACGCACACCGTCCCCGACGGAAGCGGTGTCCTGCCGGTCACCCCCGGCCCGGCGACCGGCTCCGGCAGCGGTCCCGCCTCGCTCAGGCCGTTGCTCCCCTCGACCTCGCCGTCGCCGTCGCCCTCGCCGCCCACGCGGCCGTCGCCTACGCCGTCCCCCGACGGGTCGCCGGGAACCGCCTCGCCCTCCCCGAGTCCCACACCGACGCCGGGCAGCCCCGGACACACGCAGCCCACCGAACCGCCCACGACCGGCACCCCGCCGCCGCCCACCCCGACCGTCAAGCTCTCCGGGGTGGAGAACACCGGATCCGGCACGCTGACCGCCATGGCGGGAGAGCAGTTCGCCGGGAAGGTCACCGTGCGGGCAGTGGACGGACGGGGCGAAGGCTTCGCCAAGGCCCCCGTCACCTTCACGATCCAGGGCGACACCGACGCCCGCTTCGTCGGCGGCGGGAGCAGTGCCGAGGCCGTCACCGGAGCGGACGGCACCGCCGTGGCCCCGGCGGTGGTGGCGGGTGAGACCACGGGCGACTTCACCGTCCACGTCGTCGTCGGCACCGCCCCTCAATTCAGCCTGGATGTCGCGGCGACCGTCACCGCCCGCCGGGCCGACGCGGTCACCCCGACGACCGGAACCGTGGCGACAGCCACCACCGGCGGTGATTTCGCCGGGGAGATCCAGGTCAAGGCGACCCTCGACGGAGCCGTCGCCTCCGGCGTCGCCGTCACTGCCACGGTTCTCACCGATGCCGGGCAGCCGGTCGCGGACGGTGAGGGTCCCTCCTTCCCCGGATCGGACGGGGCCGCCGTCAGCACGCTGACCGGAGTGACGACCGACGCGGACGGCCTGCTCACCCTGCCGAAGATCCACGCGGGCGACACCGCGGGCATCTACACGCTCCGGATCACCACCGAAGGCGGCGCCACCGTCGACATCCGGCTGACCGTCGAGGCGGCACCCGCAGCCTGA
- the hrpB gene encoding ATP-dependent helicase HrpB: MIRTDALVALPVRTAVPALRRALDERGTAVLCAPPGTGKTTLVPLVLAGLTGEGPPRRVVVAEPRRIAARAAARRMAWLLGERPGERVGFTVRGERAVGARTVVEVVTTGVLLQRLQRDQELAGADVVILDECHERHLDADTAAAFLLDVRETLRPDLRLVAASATTDAQGWARLLGDAPVIEAAGVSHPVEVVWAPPAAPVRPPHGMRVDPALLTHVASVVRRALAERDGDVLCFLPGVGEIARVAGQLAGSGAEVLQVHGQAPAAVQDAVLAGGSGAGRRVVLATSVAESSLTVPGVRVVVDSGLAREPRTDHARGLSALTTVRASQATGRQRAGRAGREAPGAVYRCWTEAEDGRLARFPAPEIRVADLAGFALRTACWGDPGATGLALLDPPPAGAMSAAREVLTAVGAVDADGRATARGTRMSRLGVHPRLARALVDGAREVGGRRAAEVVALLSEEPPRAYGDDLAAALRTARRGGDGYAARWRQEVRRLSSSLTDSAGRDPSGGGSSGGGPAAAAQALTDDAAVGLVAALAFPERVARNRGGEAFLMASGTGAELREGSGLRGSPWLAVAVADRPAHAASARVGLAAVIDEDTAVLAAGHLRFRGEEVRWSDGDVVARVVDRLGAVELAVRPLRQPAPELIRTALLEGLGREGTALLRWTRDGEQLRARLAFLHRALGAPWPEVSDEALVARAGEWLEPELSRARRRADLGRIDAGQALRRLLPWATGEASRLDELAPERIEVPSGSRVRVEYGGEQPVLAVKLQELFGLAETPSVAGVPVLVHLLSPAGRPAAVTADLASFWREGYRAVRAELRGRYPKHPWPEDPSTVTATRFTSARLKREGRP, encoded by the coding sequence GTGATCCGAACCGATGCCCTGGTCGCCCTCCCCGTCCGCACCGCCGTGCCCGCACTGCGCCGGGCGCTCGACGAGCGGGGCACCGCCGTGCTCTGCGCGCCTCCCGGCACCGGCAAGACGACCCTCGTGCCGCTGGTCCTCGCCGGGCTGACCGGTGAGGGTCCGCCCCGCCGGGTCGTGGTCGCCGAGCCCCGCAGGATCGCCGCCCGGGCCGCCGCCCGCCGGATGGCCTGGCTCCTCGGCGAGCGGCCCGGGGAGCGCGTCGGTTTCACCGTGCGCGGCGAGCGGGCCGTCGGGGCCCGGACCGTGGTGGAGGTCGTCACCACCGGAGTGCTGCTCCAGCGCCTCCAGCGCGACCAGGAGCTGGCCGGGGCCGACGTGGTCATCCTCGACGAGTGCCACGAACGCCATCTGGACGCCGACACCGCCGCCGCGTTCCTGCTGGACGTGCGGGAGACCCTTCGCCCGGATCTGCGGCTGGTGGCCGCCTCCGCGACGACCGACGCGCAAGGCTGGGCCCGGCTGCTCGGTGACGCTCCGGTGATCGAGGCGGCCGGGGTCTCCCATCCGGTGGAGGTGGTCTGGGCGCCGCCCGCCGCGCCGGTCCGGCCGCCGCACGGGATGCGGGTCGATCCCGCGTTGTTGACGCACGTCGCCTCGGTGGTGCGCAGGGCGCTCGCCGAACGCGACGGCGACGTGCTCTGTTTCCTGCCCGGCGTCGGCGAGATCGCCCGGGTCGCGGGGCAGCTGGCGGGGAGCGGGGCGGAGGTGCTCCAGGTGCACGGGCAGGCCCCCGCCGCCGTCCAGGACGCGGTGCTCGCCGGCGGCTCCGGCGCAGGCCGGCGCGTCGTGCTGGCGACCTCGGTCGCGGAGTCCTCACTGACCGTGCCCGGGGTGCGGGTCGTGGTCGACAGCGGCCTCGCCCGGGAGCCCCGGACGGATCACGCCCGGGGGCTGAGCGCCCTGACGACCGTGCGGGCCTCGCAGGCGACCGGGCGGCAACGGGCGGGCCGTGCGGGACGGGAGGCTCCCGGTGCGGTGTACCGGTGCTGGACGGAGGCGGAGGACGGGCGGCTCGCCCGGTTCCCGGCCCCGGAGATCCGGGTCGCCGACCTCGCGGGCTTCGCACTCCGGACAGCGTGCTGGGGAGACCCGGGGGCGACGGGCCTGGCGCTGCTCGACCCCCCACCCGCAGGGGCGATGAGCGCGGCCCGTGAGGTGCTGACGGCGGTCGGGGCGGTGGACGCGGACGGGCGGGCGACCGCGCGCGGCACACGGATGTCCCGCCTGGGCGTTCACCCCCGGTTGGCGCGGGCCCTGGTCGACGGCGCCCGGGAGGTGGGCGGGCGCAGAGCGGCCGAGGTGGTGGCTCTGCTGAGCGAGGAGCCGCCCCGCGCGTACGGGGACGACCTCGCGGCGGCCCTGCGCACCGCGCGCCGGGGCGGCGACGGGTATGCCGCGCGCTGGCGTCAGGAGGTGCGACGGCTGTCGTCCTCCCTGACCGACTCGGCCGGCAGGGACCCGTCCGGGGGTGGTTCGTCCGGCGGCGGTCCGGCAGCCGCCGCCCAGGCACTCACGGACGACGCCGCCGTCGGGCTGGTGGCGGCGCTGGCGTTCCCGGAGCGGGTGGCGCGCAACCGGGGCGGGGAGGCGTTCCTGATGGCGTCCGGGACCGGGGCGGAGCTGCGGGAGGGTTCAGGGCTGCGCGGCTCGCCGTGGCTCGCGGTCGCGGTGGCCGATCGGCCCGCGCACGCCGCGTCGGCCCGGGTGGGGCTGGCCGCGGTGATCGACGAGGACACGGCGGTGCTGGCCGCGGGTCATCTGCGGTTCCGTGGGGAGGAGGTCCGCTGGAGCGACGGCGACGTGGTGGCACGCGTCGTGGACCGGCTGGGGGCGGTGGAGCTCGCGGTGCGCCCACTTCGGCAGCCGGCCCCGGAGCTGATACGGACGGCGCTGCTGGAAGGGCTGGGCCGGGAAGGCACCGCGCTGCTGCGGTGGACCAGGGACGGTGAGCAGCTCCGGGCCCGGCTCGCGTTCCTGCACCGGGCACTGGGGGCGCCGTGGCCCGAGGTGTCGGACGAGGCTCTGGTGGCGCGTGCCGGGGAGTGGCTGGAGCCGGAGCTGTCGCGCGCCCGTCGCCGCGCGGACCTGGGACGGATCGACGCGGGGCAGGCGCTGCGTCGGCTGCTGCCGTGGGCGACCGGTGAGGCGTCCCGGCTGGACGAGCTGGCCCCGGAGCGGATCGAGGTGCCGAGCGGTTCCCGCGTCCGGGTGGAGTACGGCGGCGAGCAGCCCGTACTGGCGGTCAAGCTGCAGGAGCTGTTCGGTCTGGCCGAGACGCCCTCGGTGGCCGGAGTGCCGGTGCTGGTCCACCTGTTGTCGCCGGCGGGCCGGCCTGCGGCGGTCACCGCGGATCTGGCCTCGTTCTGGCGGGAGGGTTACCGAGCGGTCAGGGCGGAGCTGCGCGGACGTTACCCCAAGCATCCCTGGCCGGAAGATCCGTCGACGGTGACGGCCACCAGGTTCACTTCGGCGCGACTGAAGCGGGAGGGGCGGCCCTGA
- a CDS encoding methyltransferase domain-containing protein, whose amino-acid sequence MSQETYGTEPEATRREAGDTESSRASRGWWDRNADTYQSDHGAFLGDDRFVWGPEGLDEAEAGLLGPAASLAGRDVLEIGAGAAQCSRWLATQGARPVALDLSHRQLQHALRIGDEVPLVEADAGVLPFRDGTFDLACSAYGAVPFVADPVRVFREVRRVLRPGGRWVFSVTHPIRWAFPDEPGPEGLSVAASYFDRVPYVEQDDAGEAVYVEHHRTLGDRVRDVVAAGFRLVDLVEPEWPDWNHQEWGGWSPLRGNLIPGTAIFVCERD is encoded by the coding sequence ATGAGCCAAGAGACCTACGGAACCGAACCCGAAGCGACGCGCCGCGAGGCGGGCGACACGGAGAGCAGCCGGGCCAGCCGCGGCTGGTGGGACCGGAACGCCGACACGTACCAGAGCGACCACGGGGCGTTCCTCGGCGACGACCGGTTCGTCTGGGGGCCGGAAGGGCTCGACGAGGCGGAAGCCGGGCTGCTCGGTCCCGCCGCCTCACTCGCGGGCCGCGACGTGCTGGAGATCGGCGCGGGCGCGGCGCAGTGCTCGCGCTGGCTGGCGACCCAGGGAGCCCGCCCCGTGGCACTCGACCTCTCCCACCGGCAGCTCCAGCACGCGCTGCGGATCGGCGACGAGGTACCCCTCGTCGAGGCCGACGCCGGGGTGCTGCCCTTCCGTGACGGCACCTTCGACCTCGCCTGCTCCGCCTACGGCGCGGTGCCCTTCGTCGCCGACCCGGTACGCGTCTTCCGCGAGGTCCGGCGGGTGCTGCGGCCGGGCGGCCGCTGGGTCTTCTCGGTGACCCATCCGATCCGCTGGGCCTTCCCCGACGAACCGGGCCCCGAAGGGCTCTCCGTCGCCGCCTCCTACTTCGACCGCGTCCCCTACGTCGAACAGGACGACGCGGGCGAGGCCGTCTACGTCGAGCACCACCGGACGCTGGGCGACCGGGTACGGGACGTGGTGGCGGCCGGCTTCCGCCTCGTCGACCTCGTCGAACCGGAGTGGCCCGACTGGAACCACCAGGAGTGGGGCGGCTGGTCCCCGCTGCGCGGCAACCTCATCCCGGGTACGGCGATCTTCGTCTGCGAACGGGACTGA
- the rpsA gene encoding 30S ribosomal protein S1 yields MTSSTETTATTPQVAVNDIGDADAFLAAIDETIKYFNDGDIVEGVIVKVDRDEVLLDIGYKTEGVIPSRELSIKHDVDPNEVVKVGDEIEALVLQKEDKEGRLILSKKRAQYERAWGTIEKIKEEDGIVTGTVIEVVKGGLILDIGLRGFLPASLVEMRRVRDLQPYVGKELEAKIIELDKNRNNVVLSRRAWLEQTQSEVRQTFLTTLQKGQVRSGVVSSIVNFGAFVDLGGVDGLVHVSELSWKHIDHPSEVVEVGQEVTVEVLDVDMDRERVSLSLKATQEDPWQQFARTHQIGQVVPGKVTKLVPFGAFVRVDEGIEGLVHISELAERHVEIPEQVVQVNDEIFVKVIDIDLERRRISLSLKQANESFGSDPASVEFDPTLYGMAASYDDQGNYIYPEGFDPETNDWLEGFESQREVWETQYAEAQQRFEQHQAQVIKSREADEAAAAEGAAAPAGAPAASGGSGGGSYSSESADNSGALASDEALAALREKLAGGQS; encoded by the coding sequence ATGACGAGCAGCACCGAGACCACCGCCACCACTCCGCAGGTTGCGGTCAACGACATCGGCGACGCGGACGCGTTCCTCGCGGCGATCGACGAGACGATCAAGTACTTCAACGACGGCGACATCGTTGAAGGTGTCATCGTCAAGGTCGACCGCGACGAGGTTCTCCTCGACATCGGTTACAAGACCGAAGGTGTCATCCCGAGCCGCGAGCTCTCGATCAAGCACGACGTCGACCCGAACGAGGTCGTCAAGGTCGGCGACGAGATCGAGGCCCTGGTTCTCCAGAAGGAGGACAAGGAAGGCCGCCTGATCCTCTCGAAGAAGCGCGCGCAGTACGAGCGTGCTTGGGGCACCATCGAGAAGATTAAGGAAGAGGACGGCATCGTCACCGGTACCGTCATCGAGGTCGTCAAGGGTGGTCTCATCCTCGACATCGGCCTCCGTGGCTTCCTGCCGGCGTCGCTCGTCGAGATGCGTCGCGTCCGCGACCTCCAGCCCTACGTGGGCAAGGAGCTCGAGGCGAAGATCATCGAGCTGGACAAGAACCGCAACAACGTGGTCCTGTCCCGCCGTGCCTGGCTGGAGCAGACCCAGTCCGAGGTTCGCCAGACGTTCCTCACCACCCTGCAGAAGGGCCAGGTCCGCTCCGGCGTCGTCTCCTCGATCGTCAACTTCGGTGCCTTCGTGGACCTGGGTGGCGTCGACGGTCTCGTTCACGTCTCCGAGCTGTCCTGGAAGCACATCGACCACCCGTCCGAGGTTGTCGAGGTCGGCCAGGAAGTCACCGTCGAGGTCCTCGACGTCGACATGGACCGTGAGCGCGTCTCCCTGTCGCTGAAGGCGACGCAGGAAGACCCGTGGCAGCAGTTCGCCCGGACGCACCAGATCGGTCAGGTCGTCCCCGGTAAGGTCACCAAGCTCGTTCCGTTCGGTGCGTTCGTCCGCGTCGACGAGGGCATCGAGGGCCTGGTCCACATCTCCGAGCTGGCCGAGCGCCACGTGGAGATCCCGGAGCAGGTCGTCCAGGTCAACGACGAGATCTTCGTCAAGGTCATCGACATCGACCTTGAGCGTCGTCGCATCAGCCTCTCGCTGAAGCAGGCCAACGAGTCCTTCGGCAGCGACCCGGCCTCGGTCGAGTTCGACCCGACCCTGTACGGCATGGCCGCGTCCTACGACGACCAGGGCAACTACATCTACCCCGAGGGCTTCGACCCCGAGACCAACGACTGGCTCGAGGGCTTCGAGTCGCAGCGTGAGGTCTGGGAGACCCAGTACGCCGAGGCGCAGCAGCGCTTCGAGCAGCACCAGGCGCAGGTCATCAAGTCCCGCGAGGCCGACGAGGCCGCCGCTGCCGAGGGTGCTGCTGCCCCGGCCGGCGCCCCGGCTGCCTCCGGCGGCAGCGGTGGCGGCTCCTACTCCTCGGAGTCGGCGGACAACTCCGGCGCCCTGGCGTCGGACGAGGCGCTCGCCGCTCTGCGCGAGAAGCTGGCCGGCGGCCAGAGCTGA
- a CDS encoding right-handed parallel beta-helix repeat-containing protein, which yields MRTRTPLTPLLAAALVTCGLTLASAGPAGAATVVDVSTAKQLKAALAAAVPGDTIRLADGTYTGNFKATVAGTATARITLTGSAGAVLSAGGGYGLHLNGASYWTVRGVTVTGGQKGIVTDAANGVVIESVTIHDLDMEGVHFRTSSKDGVLRDSRIYDTGHDGRGMGEGVYVGTAGDLTDRSDRVEISGNTIGPGVGGENVDIKEGTTGARIIGNTFDGSGLTGANFDDSWVDVKGNDVLVQGNTGFRTTNNGYETHTQQPGWGCGTVFRDNASDLAGATGTLRLAINVTANTPSCTTTVYADNTVRGGYGLTNIGVTP from the coding sequence ATGCGCACCCGCACCCCCCTCACCCCCCTGCTCGCCGCCGCCCTCGTCACCTGCGGCCTCACCCTCGCCTCCGCGGGACCGGCCGGGGCCGCCACCGTGGTCGACGTCAGCACCGCGAAGCAGCTCAAGGCGGCGCTCGCGGCCGCCGTGCCGGGCGACACGATCCGCCTGGCGGACGGCACGTACACCGGCAACTTCAAGGCGACCGTCGCGGGTACCGCGACCGCCCGCATCACCCTGACCGGATCCGCCGGGGCGGTACTCAGCGCCGGCGGCGGCTACGGACTGCATCTGAACGGCGCCTCGTACTGGACCGTCCGGGGCGTCACGGTCACCGGCGGGCAGAAGGGCATCGTGACCGACGCCGCCAACGGGGTGGTCATCGAGTCGGTGACCATCCACGACCTCGACATGGAGGGGGTGCACTTCCGCACGTCCAGCAAGGACGGGGTCCTTCGCGACTCGCGGATCTACGACACCGGGCACGACGGGCGCGGGATGGGTGAGGGCGTCTACGTCGGCACGGCGGGCGACCTCACCGACCGCAGCGACCGGGTCGAGATCAGCGGCAACACCATCGGCCCGGGCGTGGGCGGCGAGAACGTCGACATCAAGGAGGGCACCACGGGCGCCCGGATCATCGGCAACACCTTCGACGGCAGCGGGCTCACCGGAGCGAACTTCGACGACTCCTGGGTCGACGTGAAGGGCAACGACGTCCTCGTCCAGGGCAACACCGGTTTCCGTACGACCAACAACGGCTACGAGACCCACACCCAGCAGCCGGGCTGGGGCTGCGGCACGGTCTTCCGCGACAACGCGTCCGACCTGGCCGGCGCCACCGGCACCCTGCGACTGGCGATCAACGTCACGGCGAACACGCCGAGTTGCACCACGACCGTGTACGCCGACAACACGGTGAGGGGTGGGTACGGTCTGACGAACATCGGCGTCACTCCCTGA